The DNA sequence AAAAGAGCAGGTCAGCCGGTAGAATGTTCCGGTGCTTATGTCTTTTTAGCAAGCGACGAGTCATCTTTTATAACTGGTCAAACTATACATGTAAATGGTGGAGAAATAGTAAATGGATAATTATAGTGATTAGTAAAAAAATACAAATGTTTGTAGATATTTTTTTATTATTGGTATTTGTGGGATTGATTTTTTATATAATGTAATAAAGATATGATAAAAAAGCAGGAATACTAAGTTTATCAAGAGTAAATTTTTATAAAATATAATTAATACTTATACCTAACATACTATATATGTATAATATGTATGAAACAAGACCATCAAAATTTGCTGGTCTTGTTTCATAGTATATAAATACTATAGATTAGACAAATCTTAATTATTTAATAAACTTAAGAATGTATCTATTTCTTTTTCAATAAATTATCTACCAAATCAATTATCAACTCTGAAGCTATTAAAAAATCTAACCTTTTTAATCTAATAGATAAAAAGATTACATATATAGCCTTATGTATATTTAAGTAATCTTTTTATTATGTACACTTTTAATATATTTATTTTAACTGTTTATCGCTCCTAGCTATATACTAAGAAGCTTTTCTTCTATATATTCATTAAATGGTTTACCTGCTATTGTTACTGGGCCTTCCCCAAATAAATCTACTGTAATATTAAAGAAATTGATTATTAATTTATTTTCATCCATATAATATTCATCCATATGTCCTGGAATAAATATTACCTCATATTCTTCCTTACTTAATTTATCTTCCATATAGTCTAAATTAAGCTGCTTTACTGGTGCTATCATCATATTTGTAAATTCCAAATCTTCAAGCATCCACATGTTTTTATTCCAGTATCTACTTTCCTTTTTTGTTGGTTTATTTAGAAGCTCTCTGTTTGACATTGCGGAAAGTACCTTTCTTACAGATTCCTTTGTAAAGTCTTCATCATATAGATATTTCATATCCGTTTGATCCGCTAGTTCTATAAAAAATGAATCTGCTATCTTTTCCTTTTGATGTAGTGAATCCCAAATATAAAGCATCATTTCTAAGATTTCACTTTTAATTACAATTTTAGCCAAGTTAAATCCCCCTTTTTCCTTTAAATATTTTTTATATGCGAACTACTCTCCACTTAAATTAACCTTCCGTTCCCAGCTCCCCCTAATTGGCTTGTAAATAGAAACTACTCTGTATGTTTTATGCCTTAGTTTTCGCTTCACATACAGTTGGCGATTGGTTGAATATTTTACAGTTTTGAAAGTTCTACCATATTACCAGTATATCATAAAATCAAGAATATTACCTCTTTCTATGATTTTCTAATAAATATTATACCATAATTTTACACTAATTCTAAAAAATTAATAGCTTTATAAATTATTTTGTATAAAGTTTAATATTATAAATAGTATTTAAAATTTTCTTTTATAAATTTACTAAATATATTTAAAGAATTTTTATAAGACCTTATTGTTTCTTTACTTGTATTTGTTATTTCTAATTCATCTATAGACTCTGTTATTGCTTCTATTATTTGCATAAAAAAATACCTCCTATATTTGAAAAAGTAGAACATAGACGTTCTTTCATCTTATCGAATATAAAAGGCATTCCAAAACCTATATTATTAAGTTTTAATACTATCTAATACACATTAAGTGCTTTTAAATAATTATTAGCAATTATTTTTTTGCATCTCCGTACATTTCTTTTAATTGCTTTTGTATTTCTTTATTATCTAAGTACTCATCAAGAGTAGTTTTTCTATCCATTATTCCATTTGGAGTTATTTCTATTATTCTATTTGCAAGAGTTTGTATCATCTCTTGGTCATGAGAGTTAAATATTAATACTCCTGGGAATTTTTCTAAACCTTTATTTACAGAAGTTATAGATTCTAGGTCTAAGTGGTTAGTTGGGTCATCTAAAACTAAAACGTTAGCATTTGATAACATAAGCTTTGATAACATACATCTAACTTTTTCTCCTCCAGATAAAACTTGAGCTTGTTTTAAAGCTTCTTCTCCAGAGAATAACATTCTACCTAAGAAACCTCTTATGAAACTTTCACTTTTTTCTTCTGAATATTGTCTTAACCAGTCAACTAATGAATACTCTACACCATCAAAGTATTTATTGTGGTTTTTAGGAAGATAACTTTGAGAAGTTGTTACACCCCACTTGAAATCTCCACTATCTGGAGTATCTTCACCCATTATTATATTAAATAATGTAGTTATAGCTATCTCATCTCCTAAGAATGCTACCTTATCATCTCTATCTAATCTAAAGCTTACATTATCTAAAACTTTAACACCATCTACAGTTTTAGTTAAGTTATTCACTTCTAAAACTTCATTACCTATTTCTCTTTCAGGAGTAAATCCAACATATGGATATCTTCTTCTTGATGGTTGTATATCTTCTACTTCTAACTTCTCTAATTGTTTCTTTCTAGAAGTTGCTTGCTTTGCTTTAGATGCATTTGAACTGAATCTTGCGATGAACTCTTTTAATTGAGCTATTTTTTCTTCAGCTTTCTTGTTTTGATCTTTAGCTAATTGTAATGCTAATTGACTTGATTCATACCAGAAATCATAGTTACCAACATACATTTGTATTTTACCAAAGTCAACGTCAACTATATTTGTACATATTTGGTTTAAGAAGTGTCTATCATGTGATACAACTATTACTATAGAATCTTCTAAATCCATTATGAAGTTATTTAACCAGTTTATTGATTGGAAGTCTAAGTGGTTTGTAGGTTCGTCCATGATTAGTATTTCTGGTTTACCAAATAAAGCTTGAGCTAATAATACCTTAACTTTATCTCCACCTGTTAATTCTTTCATTTGCTTATAATGTACATCTTTAGTTATTCCAAGACCCATTAATAATTTTTCTGCATTTGTTTCTGCATCCCATCCGTCAAGTTCAGCAAACTCTCCTTCAAGTTCAGCAGCTTTTATACCATCTTCTTCTGAGAAATCAGCCTTCATATATAATGCATCTTTTTCTTTCATTATTTCATAAAGTCTAGCATGTCCCATTATAACAACATCAAGTACTGTATCTTCTTCATATTTGAAGTGATCCTGTCTAAGTACTGACATTCTTTCTTTTTCAGTTATTGATATACTTCCTGTATTTGCTTCTATATCACCAGCTAATATTTTTAGGAAAGTAGATTTTCCTGCTCCATTAGCTCCTATTATTCCGTAACAATTTCCTTTAGTGAATTTTAAGTTAACATCTTTGAATAACTCTTTATCCCCAAATCTAAGACCAACATTAGTAACTTGTAACATTCGCTTATTTCCTTTCTAACTACTAAAATTTATAAAATTTTACAACTCTTCTAATCATATAACAAAATTGTAACTTAGTCAACTACTTAGCAAAATTACAAGCCGGATAAGTACAGATTTCACAGTTCATACAAAGACCCCCATGTCCATATCTTGCTATATCCGCTTTTGTAAGCTTTTCATCTATTAAAATTCTAGGAAGTACTACATCTAAAACAGTTGTTTTTGAGTACATAGCACATCCTGGTATACCCATTATAGGTACACCCTTGTTGTATGCTAATAAAAACATTGCTCCTGGAAGTATTGGCGAACCATAAGTTATTATATCTGCTCCAGTTTGTTTTATAGCTGCAGGAGTTAAATCATCCGGGTCTACACTCATTCCACCTGTACAAAGTATAAGCTCTGCACCTTTATCTAGAAAATCTTGTATAGCATTTTTTATAATTTCTGTATCATCAGGGCATATTGTTTGTCCTAATATCTCACAGTCATAATTTTTCATTTTTTCTATCATAACAGGTCCAAATTTATCAACTATTCTTTTATGATAAACTTCATTTCCTGTTGTTACTATCCCAACTTTTTTCTTTTTAAAAGGAATAACATTGATTATTTTATCTTCACCTATAACCAATTTTGCTTTATCTAGCTTTTCTTGTTCTACCATTAAAGGTATTACTCTTGTTCCTGCTACTTTAAGCCCTTTATGAACTATATAATTATTATGTAATGTAGCCATCATTATGTCATCTATACAATTAAGTTCAAATAGCTTATCTACATTTATTTTCAAAAGTCCATCGCAGTTTGCTATAAAATCTATTTTTCCTTCTTTAATCTCACTAAATTCTAAGTTTTTCCCAGCAGTTATATTTTTTAAAAATATAGCTCCATCATTTTCATGAACCATTCCTTCTTCTTTTTCAAATACGTATAAATTATCCTTTCCAAGGGATAGTAATTTTTCTATGTCTTCTTCCTTTACCACGTGTCCTTTTTTAAATGCCCTTCCTTTAAATTCTCCTGGTATAATCTGGGTTATATCATGGCATAACACATGTCCCACTGCATCTACTGTTTTTATTTTTTTCATATTATCTCCCTCTATTAATACAAATTTATTAAGCAGTCATAATCTTCTTGAGTATCTATATCTAATAAAGTTTTTTCCTTTACTTTTACATACTCTATTTTATCATATTCACTTATTACCTTTTTACCCTTTTCATCCTTTTTTAACATCATCAGATTATTTGCTAATGAATTAGGAAATATAACTGGATTACCTTTTCTGTTTTCACATGTAGGTATTATTATTTTGCTTTTATCATCTTTAAATTTACTTATAAGTTTTTTTATATCAAGCTCGTCTAAAAAAGGTTGGTCTCCCACGAAAAACATATAGCCTTCACAAACCTTACTATTTCTTATTCCTAATTTTATAGATTCGCTTTGTCCAATATCTGCATTTTCATTAAATATACCTTTAAAATTATATTGTTTTGCTATACTTAATATTTCTTCATACTGGCTAACCACTAAAACTTCATTAAAGTCACATTTGCTTATTGCATCAAAAACATTTTCAATTATTGTTTTTCCCCTATATTTCATTAATAGTTTATTTTTTCCCATTCTAGTTGAAAAGCCAGATGCCATAACTATTGCATTTACCATATTTATCCCTTCTTATAGTAATTTTTTATTAAACTACCATAAATAACTTTCATATTATTATCTTCTTTTTTTATCATTTTAATTAACTTATCAGTTAACTCTTCTTTATAACTATTCTCTACTTTATTTATAAATAAAATTTTTTCTCCTACTGAGTTCTTAAATAATCCATTTTTATTTAATATTATATTTTTTAAATTTTCTAAGCTTACTTTGCTATCAAACTTGCCACAAATCTCTAAAAATTTATCCACCCTATGTATATTAGTTTCATTTATATACATATTGTATGATGTTATATCTAGCACTCCTATACATTTAGTTGTCTTTGGATGAACTAAAGGTTCATCTTCTTTCCATCCTTTTAGCTTTTTTCGTTTAGAACCATCTCCTTCTATTAAACTTATATCAAATTTTTCTAATAATTTATCCAATTCATTAAAGCTCAATCCTACTACTTTATTTTCATTATTAACAAATTTACCACAAAGAGTGATACCTTTATCAATAAAGGTATCACTCTTTTCATTTAACATAATCATATTATTAAAATCACTAGATTTAGGTAAATATATTTTGGTTGTCGTAGTTAATAAAACTTTATAATTACTAGAAAGTCTTTTAGATAAATAAGTTATTAAAGAAGTCTTTCCTCCAGCTCCAACAACTGTTATTATATCATTTAAACTTATTTCTAATAAATCCTCTAGCATATATCCTCCCTACTATATATCATCCACTACAATTTTCAATCTACATAAAGCTTCCTTTATCGTATTTAAAGGACACCCTATGTTCATTCTCATAAATCCACTACCACCATTTCCAAATACAGCCCCACTGCTTAGAGCTAATTTAGCTTTATCTATAAAAAACCTATCTAAATCTTCATCACTTAATCTTAGTTCTCTACAGTCTAGCCAAGTTAAAAATGTACCTTCTTGTTTTGTAACTTTAATTTTAGGAATATTTTTACTTATATAATCATTTACATAGTTATAATTATTTTCAATATATACAAGAAGTTCCTCTAACCATTTTTCACCTTTCGTATATGCTGCAATTAAAGCTACTGCACCTAATACATTAGGGTCTGTTGAGAATAAATCTTTATATTTTTTTCTTATTTTTTCATTAGTAATTATAACATTTGATGTATATAATCCTGCTAGGTTAAACGTTTTGCTTGGTGCCGTTAATGTAACTATATTATCTTTATAATAAGGGGATACTGTTGTTAGTGAGTTATGTTTATATCCTTTAAATATTAAATCTGAGTGTATTTCATCACTTATTATAAATACTTTATAGCTTTCACATATTTCAACTAATCTCTCAAGTTCTTCTTTTTCCCATACTCTACCAACAGGATTATGTGGGTTACATAATATAAATACTTTTACTCCTGTGGAAATTTGTCTTTCAAATTCTTCAAAATTAATTTCATATCTATTATTATTTAATTCTAATTCACTTTGAACTATATCACAATTGTTTTCATTTAATACTCTAAAGAAAGAGTGATATACAGGTGATTGAACTAAAACTTTATCATTTTCTTTTACAAGTATTTTAAGTAAAAAATTAATAGCCGTTACAACTCCTGGAGTATATACAATATCCTCTTTAGTTATTTTAAGTCCATGTCTTTTTTTCATCCAATCTTCTACAGCTTCATAATAACCATTTACTGTATCATATCCAAGATTTCCAGTAATTAATTTAGTTTGTAATGCTTTAGTTATTTCATCACAGGTTTTAAAATCCATATCTGCAATCCACATAGGAATTATATCATCTTTATCTGTATTAAAGTTTTCTTTATATTTATCATATTTTACAGAATTTGTATTTATTCTATTTACTCCATCATCAAAATTCATCACATTATTATACATATACTCTCCTCCCCAAAGTGTATCTTATATACTTTTTATACTTTTGATTTTAACCTAATAAATATGAGTTTTCAATTTAAAACTTATTTTTATTATTTCTTTCATAAAAATACATTTCTATAAATATGTAAGTTTTCCTTTTTTCTATCAAATTTTTTCAGTTTTTATTTGTAATTTTGTATAAAAAAAGGACTTACACCAATAGTATAAGTCCTTTTTATTTTATTTATTAAGCTTTAAGTAAGCTTCTAATCCTTCTTTTAAGATTTTAGCAGCTTTAGCTAAATCTTCTTTATTTAATATATATGCAAGTCTTATTTCATCTACACCAAGACCTTCTGTTTTATAGAATCCTTCAGCTGGACATGGCATTACTGTTTCTCCGTCTATTTCAAAGTCACTTAGCATCCATTTTACAAAATCATCTGCACTCTTAACTGGAAGTTTAGCAACTATATAAAATGCTCCTGTAGGTTTTTTACATATAACACCTGGAACTTGTATAAGTTCATTATATAATACATCTCTTCTTTCTCTATACTCTTCGTTAACTTCTTCTAAATATGAGTTTGGAGTTTTGTATAACTCTACAGCTCCAACTTGTTCTAATGTAGGAACAGATAGTCTAGCTTGACAAAGTTTTAATATTTCACCCATAAACTCTTTATTTTTAGAAGCTAAGCATCCGATTCTAGCTCCACATGCACTATATCTCTTAGAAACACTGTCTACAATTATAACTCTATCTTCAACCTCTTTAACATTTCCTAAACTTGTATATTCACCTTCATATACAAACTCTCTATAAACTTCATCAGCAATTATCCATAAATCATGTTCTTTTGCTATTTCTGAAATCATTTTTATTTCTTCTTTAGTATAAACTACCCCAGTTGGATTCCCTGGATTTGAGAATAATATTGCACGAGTATTTTTATCTATTTTAGATACGATTTCCTCTTTACTTGGTAAATGGAATCCGTTTTCAGCAAGTGTAGTTATAGGCTTTATTTGAACCCCTACTGCATTTGCAAAACTATTGTAATTTGAATAAAATGGCTCTGGTACTAATATATTATCCCCTTCATTACATATAGTTAACATTGTAAAGAATAAAGCTTCACTACCACCATTTAATATTAATATATCTTCTATATCAAAGTTTATATCATATTCTTTGTAATATTTTTGTATAGCTTTTCTAAGTTCTGGTAGACCCTCAGATAACGCATACTCCAATACGTTTTCCTTATCATTAGCTATAGCCTTAAAAAAGTTTTCAGGAGTTTTTATATCTGGTTGTCCTATATTTAAATAATATACTTTTTTCCCTTGTTTCTTAGCTTCTTCTGCATAAGTTAATAACTCCATTATAGTTGAAGCCTCTACTGATTTTATTCTTGAAGAAAAATTCATATTCTTACCCACCTCTTGTCAAAATTATTTTTAGCTGCACTTCGTATACAATATTTCTTCTTTACCCATATTTTAGCACAATAAATCAATTTAGTTAAACGTTTTTTTACAAATTATAAAAAGTTATTATTTTCTGTATTTTGAGTAAATTTTTTAACATATTGAAATTTCCTCAATCTAAGTATATATTATTTAAAAGAAGGTATGAAAACAATTACCTTGTCAATTTTGAAACTCAGGAGGAAACTTATGACAAACTTAGTAAATGCTAAATGGTTAAAAGAAAACTTAGATAACAAAAATCTTGTTATAGTTGATTGTAGATTTGATTTAATGAATAAAGAGTATGGAAAAAAAAGTTATGAAAATAATCATATATCTGGTGCAGTTAGAGTTGATATAGAAACTGAATTATCTAGTGAGGTTAAGGAACACGGTGGTAGACATCCACTTCCCGAAATAAATGAACTTGAATCTACATTTAAAAACTTAGGAATAAATAACGATTCTATAGTAATATGCTATGATGATGGAGATTTAGCAGGTCCTTCAAGATTATGGTGGATATTAAAGTATTTAGGTCATGATAAAGTTTTTGTTTTAGATGGAGGTATAAATAAGTTTATCGAAATTGGAGGAGAAACTAATAATGTCATTCCATCAATAAATAAAGGTAACTTCAAAGCCAATGTAGATGATTCTATGAGAGTTAATATGAATTATGTTAAGGATAGATTATACAATGATAAAATCGCAATAATAGATTCAAGAGAACACAAGAGATACTTAGGAGAATTTGAGCCTGTAGATAGAAAAGCTGGTCATATTCCTAGTGCAATGAATTATTTCTGGATGGATATACTTGATAAAAATGAAAATAACTTTAATATAAAATCTGTAGATGAGCTAAAAAAACATTTTAAAAAACTTAAAAACTATGACGAAGTAATAGTTTATTGTGGCTCAGGTATAACAGCTTGCCCTAATAGTTTGGCTCTTAACGAGTCTGGAATTAAACATAAGGTGTATACTGGAAGCTTTAGTGACTGGGTTAGCTATGACGATAATAAAGTTAATACAACTGAAATATAAAAATAAAAGGTTACCAATTGTGGTAACCTTTTATTTTCTTTGAAGCCCTGCATAAACTCCACCTTTTTCAATAAGCTCTTCATGATTTCCTCTTTCTTCAATTCCGTTTTCAGTTAAAACAATTATTTCATCTGCATTTTTTATAGTTGACAATCTATGTGCAACAACTAAATTTGTTCTATCTTTACTTAATTCTTCTAAAGATTTTTGTATTTCATATTCTGTAACATTATCTAGCGCTGAAGTAGCTTCATCTAAAATCATTATTGGAGGGTTTTTTAAAAATATTCTTGCTATAGAAATTCTTTGTTTTTGTCCTCCAGATAATTTCACTCCTCGTTCTCCAATGTATGTGTCATATCCATCAGGCAAACTTACAACAAAATCGTGTATTTTAGCTTTTTTAGCAGCTTCTATAACTTCTTTTTCACTTGCATTTGTTTTACCTATTACAATATTATCTCTTATTGTCCCAGTAAATAAAAATACATCTTGTGCTACAACTCCTATGTTTTCTCTTAAAGATTTTAAGCTTACATCTTTTACACTAATTCCATCTATCTTTATATCCCCTGATGTAAAATCAAAAAACCTTGGAATTAAATTACATAGTGTAGTTTTTCCTCCACCTGATGGTCCAACTAAAGCTATTGTCTTTCCTGCTTTGATATCCAAACTTAAGTTACTAAATACTTCATTATCATCTTCATATGTGAAAGACACATTTTCTATTTCAATATTTCCTTTTACATTTTTAAGTTCTATTGGATTATAAGATTCTTTTTCTGTTTCCTCTTCAACTATCTCTATAAATCGTTCAAATCCAGTCATACCATTTTGATACTGTTCCGTAAAGTTTATAAGCTTTCTAACTGGCTGTATAAACATTTTCACATATAAAAGATATGCTGCAAAATCTCCAAGTGTTATATAATTCATATAAGTAAAATATCCAGCTGCAATTAATGCAACTAATTCCAATATATCTATTAATAAAAACATGCCAGAAAAATATGTACCCATAACCTTATAGGCAACTTCTCTTGCATGTTTAAATACATTATTAGATTTATTAAATTTATTTAACTCTTCTTCTTCTGTACAAAAAGATTTTGTAACTCTCATACCAGCAATACTATTTTCTAGTGTAGCATTTACTTCTCCAGTTTTTACTCTTGTTTCTTTAAAAGCTCTATTCATTTTCTTTCTTTGTGATATTGCATACCAAAGTATTATAGGCAAAATAGAGAATACTATTAGTGTAAGTGGTATATTAATCTTTATAAGTATTAAAAAAGACCCAAATAACATTACAATAGATATGAATAAGTCCTCTGGTCCATGATGAGCAAGTTCTGAAACTTCCATCAAATCGTTTATTATTCTAGACATTATAACTCCCGATTTATTATTATTATAATATGTGTTCGGTAGTTTTTGTAGATGAGTAAATACATCACTTCTCATATCAGCTTGCATCCTAACTCCTACAACATGACCCCAATATTGCATGAAATAGTTTAGAAAAGCTTTAGCTATAAATATAACAAATAAAGCTATAGCAAATATAACTAGCATTCTAACATCTTTATTAGGTACTACATCATCCATTATATTTCTAGTTATCATGGGATAAACTAGATCACATAAAGCAACTGCAAAAGCTGCTAATAAATCCAGTATAAATAATTTTTTATATGGCTTATAGTATTTGATAAATTCTTTTAACATATTTTACCTCCTTCACTTAAAATCTTACTATAAAGTATAGCACATTTAATTAAAGTTCAACTTGTACAATTTCATATATTTTAATTTTCTGTATATTTTTTATATTATTAAAACAAATAAAAAAATCTATAGGCTATCTATTATAATTCACCCATAGATTTTTTATTTAATCTCTAGATACACTTACTTCTGAATAATTTATATAAGCATAATCTGAATCTTTTATATTAAATATTCTAATGTAATCAGATAGTATTTTTTCTTGTTTTTCAAACAAATATA is a window from the Paraclostridium sordellii genome containing:
- a CDS encoding TDE2712 family protein — its product is MAKIVIKSEILEMMLYIWDSLHQKEKIADSFFIELADQTDMKYLYDEDFTKESVRKVLSAMSNRELLNKPTKKESRYWNKNMWMLEDLEFTNMMIAPVKQLNLDYMEDKLSKEEYEVIFIPGHMDEYYMDENKLIINFFNITVDLFGEGPVTIAGKPFNEYIEEKLLSI
- a CDS encoding ABC-F family ATP-binding cassette domain-containing protein, whose protein sequence is MLQVTNVGLRFGDKELFKDVNLKFTKGNCYGIIGANGAGKSTFLKILAGDIEANTGSISITEKERMSVLRQDHFKYEEDTVLDVVIMGHARLYEIMKEKDALYMKADFSEEDGIKAAELEGEFAELDGWDAETNAEKLLMGLGITKDVHYKQMKELTGGDKVKVLLAQALFGKPEILIMDEPTNHLDFQSINWLNNFIMDLEDSIVIVVSHDRHFLNQICTNIVDVDFGKIQMYVGNYDFWYESSQLALQLAKDQNKKAEEKIAQLKEFIARFSSNASKAKQATSRKKQLEKLEVEDIQPSRRRYPYVGFTPEREIGNEVLEVNNLTKTVDGVKVLDNVSFRLDRDDKVAFLGDEIAITTLFNIIMGEDTPDSGDFKWGVTTSQSYLPKNHNKYFDGVEYSLVDWLRQYSEEKSESFIRGFLGRMLFSGEEALKQAQVLSGGEKVRCMLSKLMLSNANVLVLDDPTNHLDLESITSVNKGLEKFPGVLIFNSHDQEMIQTLANRIIEITPNGIMDRKTTLDEYLDNKEIQKQLKEMYGDAKK
- a CDS encoding molybdopterin-binding protein is translated as MKKIKTVDAVGHVLCHDITQIIPGEFKGRAFKKGHVVKEEDIEKLLSLGKDNLYVFEKEEGMVHENDGAIFLKNITAGKNLEFSEIKEGKIDFIANCDGLLKINVDKLFELNCIDDIMMATLHNNYIVHKGLKVAGTRVIPLMVEQEKLDKAKLVIGEDKIINVIPFKKKKVGIVTTGNEVYHKRIVDKFGPVMIEKMKNYDCEILGQTICPDDTEIIKNAIQDFLDKGAELILCTGGMSVDPDDLTPAAIKQTGADIITYGSPILPGAMFLLAYNKGVPIMGIPGCAMYSKTTVLDVVLPRILIDEKLTKADIARYGHGGLCMNCEICTYPACNFAK
- the mocA gene encoding molybdenum cofactor cytidylyltransferase — translated: MVNAIVMASGFSTRMGKNKLLMKYRGKTIIENVFDAISKCDFNEVLVVSQYEEILSIAKQYNFKGIFNENADIGQSESIKLGIRNSKVCEGYMFFVGDQPFLDELDIKKLISKFKDDKSKIIIPTCENRKGNPVIFPNSLANNLMMLKKDEKGKKVISEYDKIEYVKVKEKTLLDIDTQEDYDCLINLY
- the yqeC gene encoding selenium cofactor biosynthesis protein YqeC, whose amino-acid sequence is MLEDLLEISLNDIITVVGAGGKTSLITYLSKRLSSNYKVLLTTTTKIYLPKSSDFNNMIMLNEKSDTFIDKGITLCGKFVNNENKVVGLSFNELDKLLEKFDISLIEGDGSKRKKLKGWKEDEPLVHPKTTKCIGVLDITSYNMYINETNIHRVDKFLEICGKFDSKVSLENLKNIILNKNGLFKNSVGEKILFINKVENSYKEELTDKLIKMIKKEDNNMKVIYGSLIKNYYKKG
- a CDS encoding MalY/PatB family protein; amino-acid sequence: MYNNVMNFDDGVNRINTNSVKYDKYKENFNTDKDDIIPMWIADMDFKTCDEITKALQTKLITGNLGYDTVNGYYEAVEDWMKKRHGLKITKEDIVYTPGVVTAINFLLKILVKENDKVLVQSPVYHSFFRVLNENNCDIVQSELELNNNRYEINFEEFERQISTGVKVFILCNPHNPVGRVWEKEELERLVEICESYKVFIISDEIHSDLIFKGYKHNSLTTVSPYYKDNIVTLTAPSKTFNLAGLYTSNVIITNEKIRKKYKDLFSTDPNVLGAVALIAAYTKGEKWLEELLVYIENNYNYVNDYISKNIPKIKVTKQEGTFLTWLDCRELRLSDEDLDRFFIDKAKLALSSGAVFGNGGSGFMRMNIGCPLNTIKEALCRLKIVVDDI
- a CDS encoding pyridoxal phosphate-dependent aminotransferase — protein: MNFSSRIKSVEASTIMELLTYAEEAKKQGKKVYYLNIGQPDIKTPENFFKAIANDKENVLEYALSEGLPELRKAIQKYYKEYDINFDIEDILILNGGSEALFFTMLTICNEGDNILVPEPFYSNYNSFANAVGVQIKPITTLAENGFHLPSKEEIVSKIDKNTRAILFSNPGNPTGVVYTKEEIKMISEIAKEHDLWIIADEVYREFVYEGEYTSLGNVKEVEDRVIIVDSVSKRYSACGARIGCLASKNKEFMGEILKLCQARLSVPTLEQVGAVELYKTPNSYLEEVNEEYRERRDVLYNELIQVPGVICKKPTGAFYIVAKLPVKSADDFVKWMLSDFEIDGETVMPCPAEGFYKTEGLGVDEIRLAYILNKEDLAKAAKILKEGLEAYLKLNK
- a CDS encoding sulfurtransferase, whose translation is MTNLVNAKWLKENLDNKNLVIVDCRFDLMNKEYGKKSYENNHISGAVRVDIETELSSEVKEHGGRHPLPEINELESTFKNLGINNDSIVICYDDGDLAGPSRLWWILKYLGHDKVFVLDGGINKFIEIGGETNNVIPSINKGNFKANVDDSMRVNMNYVKDRLYNDKIAIIDSREHKRYLGEFEPVDRKAGHIPSAMNYFWMDILDKNENNFNIKSVDELKKHFKKLKNYDEVIVYCGSGITACPNSLALNESGIKHKVYTGSFSDWVSYDDNKVNTTEI
- a CDS encoding ABC transporter ATP-binding protein, which codes for MLKEFIKYYKPYKKLFILDLLAAFAVALCDLVYPMITRNIMDDVVPNKDVRMLVIFAIALFVIFIAKAFLNYFMQYWGHVVGVRMQADMRSDVFTHLQKLPNTYYNNNKSGVIMSRIINDLMEVSELAHHGPEDLFISIVMLFGSFLILIKINIPLTLIVFSILPIILWYAISQRKKMNRAFKETRVKTGEVNATLENSIAGMRVTKSFCTEEEELNKFNKSNNVFKHAREVAYKVMGTYFSGMFLLIDILELVALIAAGYFTYMNYITLGDFAAYLLYVKMFIQPVRKLINFTEQYQNGMTGFERFIEIVEEETEKESYNPIELKNVKGNIEIENVSFTYEDDNEVFSNLSLDIKAGKTIALVGPSGGGKTTLCNLIPRFFDFTSGDIKIDGISVKDVSLKSLRENIGVVAQDVFLFTGTIRDNIVIGKTNASEKEVIEAAKKAKIHDFVVSLPDGYDTYIGERGVKLSGGQKQRISIARIFLKNPPIMILDEATSALDNVTEYEIQKSLEELSKDRTNLVVAHRLSTIKNADEIIVLTENGIEERGNHEELIEKGGVYAGLQRK